The sequence below is a genomic window from Chryseobacterium foetidum.
GATCATGATTCTAATTTTTTGAGTACGGATTATTTGTTTTAAGATTTAAATCATAATTAAACACAAAGGGCACTAAGATTTTTTCCTGCAAAAACGTTTTGAGGCTCACAGAGCCGTAAACTTGCAGAAGATGAATGGGTTTTAAAATTAAAATCGATGAACTTTAGTAAGCTTTAACGGTTTTGTGAAACGAGAACAAGCTGAATATTAAAAAACTTAGCGAACTCTGTATTCAAAATTAAAAAAATCCAAAATATTATGAAATTCAAACAAATCTGGGCAAATTTTGCCGTAGAAAATCTTGAGAGAACAGAAAAATTCTATAAAGATTTAGGTTTAAAATTAAATTATTCCGGTGTTGAAAAATCGGACAAACCAAAGCTCGTGAGTTTTTTCTTTGGTGAATCTGATTTTGTAATTCACTTTTTCGAAAAAACACAGCTTGAATTTGCAATGAATGGAAAAGTTAGCGATACGCAAAATGGTAATGAAATTATCTTCTCCATTTCGGCTGAAACTGTGGACGAAGTAAATGAATGGGCTGAAAAAGTCTTGATTGCAGGTGGAAAAATTCACAAAGAAGCCAAAAGACAGGAAGACGGTTTTTACTATTGTGTTTTTGCTGATCCGGACGGGCACAAATTTAATGTCTTATTAGTGGAAAAAGGGATGTAAAAATCATAGAGCCTGTTTAAAAATAATTAAAAAACAAATTTTCAAGTCATTTTTCTTTTCCCCAGCCCTAAAGGGTGTAACAATGCCTTGAAAATTTCATCAAAATTAACTCCCTTTAGGGTCGGGGAAATTAATTTTTATGAAATTTCAACAGGCTATAAATAAAAAAAATCGGGCGGTCAAAAATGGCCGCCCGATTCACTGATATATAAATGTCTAATTTGAAGTCAAAAATCTGCGCAGAATTTCGTTTAACTTGTCTGCATGGGTTACGTTAAGTCCGTGTGGAGCACCTTCAACTACGATAAATTCGTTGCTTGCAATGCCTGTTGCAGCCTGTCTCGCGGAAGTTTCTATCGGAACAATCTGATCGTCGTCACCGTGAACAATTAATGTTTTCTTATCAACATTCGCCAGTTCCGAACGGAAATCCGTATCAGCCCACGCTTCTGCTGTTTTGATCGTCGCCAATGGCGATGCCTGCGAAGAAGTCTGCCAATCGTAATTCAATTGTGCCTGAGTGACTGTTTGAGACAATAATCCGTAGTTGTAGAAATTTTTGTGGAACGTTTCAAGAAAAGTAACTCTCTCTTTTTTCAGACTTTCTAAAATTCCGTTTAAATCATCCAAAGGAACACCGTCAGGATTATCATTTTTCTGTTTTACCAGAGGAATAATTGATGCAATTAAAGCCACTTTATCAATGTTTTCTGAACCGAAATTGGTAAAATATCTCACCACTTCGCCACCACCCATTGAGAAGCCCATTAGAATAACATGTTTTAGCTCCAGCTGTGTAATCAACTCGTGCAAATCGGCAGTTAATGCATTATAGTCGTATAAATCTCCCGTTGGAAAAGACTTTCCGAAACCTCTTCTGTCGTAAGTAATCACTCTGTAGCCCAAGTCGGTAAGTGTGGGAATCTGAAGTTCCCAGCTTCTTCCGCTCAACGGCCAGCCATGAATCAGTACAATCGGCTGTCCGGAACCGTAATCTTCGTAATACAGATTAAAATCTTTGTCATTTTCTTTTGTGATGTAAGGCATAATTTGAATATTTTAAATTTGATGTTGATTAGATTTTAACAAATACTAAGCCATGAAAAATACTGTGGTACGAAAGGTTGGATTTATAAAACCCAGCCAGCGTTTTGAACGCTGGCTGGGTTGAGTCCAGCCGTACAAGCAATTTCTACTAAAATCTGTAACATTATTTAATTTTGTACACTAACTTTTCAGAGTTAATTAAACCATGAACTTCGAAAAAGAATTTTTAGAACGTATTGAAAAACATAAAGGAATCATCTTTAAGATTTCGAAAATGTACATGGACGATTCTGAAGACCGCGCTGATCTTTTTCAGGAAATAACATTTCAGGTCTGGAAGGCATATCCAAAATTCCGCGGAGAATCTGAATTTTCGACATGGCTTTACAGAATTGCTCTGAACACCGCAATTGTATTTTTAAAATCTGAAAAGAAAAGAAGTTTCATCGGAAATGAGGATTTTTCAAACTATAAAATTGTTCAGGATGAATATGATCTGGAGAAAGAGGACAAACTCAACAAAATGTATAAAGCTATCAACCAACTGAATGCCATAGACAAAGCTTTTATTTTTTATTATCTCGAAGATTTCTCTGGAAAACAGATTGCCGACCAGATGGGGATTTCCGAAGGAAACGTGAGGGTAAAAATGAACAGAGCGAAAAATAAACTGAAAGAAATTTTGAGTAGATAAGATGGGAGATGGAAGTCTGAAGTCTGAAGTCTGAAGACAGGAGATATTCAACACCCAGCATCAAACACCCAGCATCCATCATCCATCATCCAACCAAAAATTATAAAAACAAATATTATGAATATCGACGATCTAAAAGATACGTGGAACAGAGAAAATCCCGAAGCCACACCCGAAATCAGCACCGAACAGAGAAAATCGATGAACCTTCCACTGGAAAAGATGCGTAAAAATATGCGTGGAGAATTCTGGTCCACGGTAGGAATTTTTGTTTTTGCCTTTGCCTTGATGTCGGTGAGTCCGGCTCCTTTTAAGTTTAATTTTTATGTCAATCTGCTCCTTGTATCAATGCTTTTTGTAACCGTTTTTTACTTCAGCAAATTTTTTAAACTGTATAAGGAAATGGGAAATCCCGAACTCAAAACGTACGACGGACTGAAAGATCTTCTTCACCAACTCGAGCTTAACAAACAGTATTACATGTCATTTTACGTAGCGTTCGCTCCGTTTATCGTTTGTGAAATGATCATCGTTCTGGAATTCATCCCAAGACCGGTTCCGCTAAGCAATATTCAGATTGCTTCTATATCGATTGGAACTTTGGCAGCAGGAATTTTCGCTTTGTTCTATCTCGGAAAATGGTGGTTCAAAAGATTTTATGGCAAAAACATCGACACCATAAAAAAAATGGTAGATGATCTGAAATAAATTCCAAAAAAATCGGCAACCCTCACGAATTGCCGATTTTTTTTATTTTAATTCAAATTTAACTTGCGTTTCAACTGAACCTCAACCTCAACCTCAACCTCAACCTCAACCTTAACCTCAATTTCCCGCTTTCTCCTTCTCAATCTCAGCCTTAATCCAGTCCAGTTGCGGATCCTGTTTGTTTAAAGTGCTTTCGAGATTGTTTAAAATTTCAACATTGGGCCTAACCCCCTTTTTGGTTCCTGTAAAATCAATATTTGGCTGTACTAAAAGTAATCCGATCGGAAGCTGAAGTTTGGAATTTGGAAGACTTTGGTAAGAATAAAATCCCGCAACCGTTCCGTCATTCGCTCCGCCTGTTTCTTCGCCCACCAGGATTGCGCGCTGGTCATTTTTAAGTTTGGAAGTAATGATTGATGATGCTGAAAAACTTCCGCCGTTGATCAAAACATATACTTTCCCGTGAAAAGCAGTTTCCTTTGGCTTCGTTTCCTTGCTTTGTTTCATTCTGTAATACACTTTTCCGTCTTTTCCTTTTTTACTGACGAAAAGTTGTCTGGTAAAAACAAATGGCGACAAAATTCCTTTGATTAAATATCCAACCGGACTGGTTTTTCTGAAATAATTGGTCTTCAGCGGACTGTATCTTGATGTCATCTCAGGCTTATTAACCAAAGTAAAAGGTTCTTTTGCCAGATACGAATAGAGATTATTGATTTCAGATAGTGAACCACCATAATTTTCGCGAACATCGATGACCAGATGAGTTGCTTTTTTATCTTTTATTTTCTGAAAAGTTTCCTTGTAAAAACGGTCGGAGTAAGATCTTGAGAAACTTTTCACTTTAATATAAGCAATCGTGCTGTCTTCATCCAGATATTTGAAGGTTCTGTTGTAAGAATCCGTTGCGGCGACGTAATCGTTTGTTCGTTTTTCTGTATTTAATTTCTTTTGCGCCTTGTCTTTTTCTTTATCGGCCTCAGATTTGGATTCGCGGGTAAGATGAACTGTTTTAATGACATCTTCGTACCTTGTTTCAATCTTAGCACTGTCCATAAACCCGTTTTCAGCGGAATAATAATTGAAAAAACTGTCTTTCAGATAGTACGGATAAAATGTAGAATTATATCCGTCACTCGTCATCAGTTTTCTGTATTTCTTAATATAATTTTCCACAGGAACGCCGTTGATTGCAAGAATTTCTGTTCCCGGAAGAATGTTTTCTATTGAATCCTTATTTGCTTTTACAAACAATTTTTGGTTTTCAACATAATAATCCAGTCTCGTAAACAGACCTTTTTTATTTTTCATCCCACGGATTTCCTTGTTGGAATATCTTTTTCCCGGAATTCTCACTGCCAAATGCCCCTCTCTGACATCCGCCACGACAGGCTGTATTTTAAAATAAAAATCCACTGGTGAAAGTGAATCTGTAATGCTCAGTTTCAGGCTGTCAAATTTTTTATTTAAATCTTTTTCAGATACGTACCAAAATAAGTTCGGATGAAGTTCTTTAAGCTTTTCGTAGGCATAATCTACATCATCTTTAAGTTCGTTTGGAGGTAATTTTGTTTCCCGCTGACGGTTGTATTTCTGTACAGAATTGCACGATATAATGACGGCTAGTACGGCTAATAAAGAAAATTTTTTCAAGGTTTAAGTTTTTGATGTCTAAAAATATAAAAGTTTTCACAAAAAACTGAGGCAAATAAAAAGTAATTTGATTTTTAAACCGTTATTAAAGGTAGATTTGATTTTTTTTAATCGTTTAATTTTAATTTATGCTCTATTTATTGATTTTGGTTTTGGCACTTGCCGGATTTGCGTATTACGTTTTATCACAGGAAGTTTTCGGTGCGAAGCCTCAGGGAAAGCGTCTGGAGAAAATGCTTCTGTCTCAGAATTACAAAAACGGACAGTTTCAGAATCTTAGTGTGACGCCACAACTTGCAGAGGGTCAAAGTATGCCGAAAGTGATGTTTAATTTTCTTTTCGGTAAAAAAAATCCGGATTTGAAACCCAAAAACAATATTCCGTTCGTGGAAACTGATCTTAAAAATTTAAATAAAGAAGAAAATGTTTTTATCTGGTTTGGGCATTCATCGTATTTTATACAATTAAATGGCGTGCGGTTTCTTGTGGATCCTGTCTTCAGTAAATTCGGTTCGCCTTTCAAATTTTTCAACAAGGCTTTTTCTGGTGCAGATTTCTATACTGCTGACCAGATGCCTGAAATAGATTATCTCGTAATAACCCATGATCACTATGATCATTTGGATTATCCAACTGTAAAAAGTTTAAAAAATAAAGTGAAACAGGTGATTCTTCCTTTGGGAGTTGGTTCTCATTTTGAAAAGTGGGGTTATGCAGAAGAACAGCTTTTGGAAGAAGACTGGGGCGGAAATTTTGTTCTGAAAAACAATCTTCAGATCACATTCACGCCTGCGAGACATTTTTCCGGACGAAAATTTAGCAGAAACAATACGCTTTGGTCTTCTTTTGTGTTGCAGAGTTCTGATAAGAAAATATTTTTGGGTGGCGACAGCGGTTACGCCAGCCATTTTAAAATGATTGGTGAAAAGCATGGCCCTTTTGATTTTGCCATCCTTGAAAACGGGCAGTACAACGAGGCGTGGAAGTACATTCATGCACTTCCGGAAGACGTTATTCAGGCTTCTGAAGATTTGAATGCGAAGAAAATAATTCCAGTACATTCAGCGAAATTCGCATTGGCACTTCATGCATGGAATGAACCTTTACAGAAAGTTGCGGAATTTGCACAAAAGAAAAATCTACCCGTTCTCACACCGAAAATCGGACAGATTTTAAATTTAGATCAGGAAAACAATACGTTTGAAAAGTGGTGGAAATAGGCTAATCATGCCAGATTCCCCTGTATCTTTTTGGATGGTTTTCGAGCTGCTGTCTTACAAAATCACACTCCGGATCGATCATATAATCTTTGTCTTCGGCAAAACGCACAAGCTCGTCAAGCAGTAATTTGGCATAACCCTGACCTTCCAGTTCGGGGTTTATTTTTGTGTAATAAACGTTGATGAGCCTGCCGTCTACCGCAATCGACATGTAACCGACCTTCTCGCCGTCTTTAAACATTTGAAGCTCATCCTGATATTCTGATATTTTGAAAGTTACATTATCCATAATTTCTTATATTTTATTAGACTTCATTTTCATTTTCTCAAAATTATTTCAACTTTGATTTCCTTAAAATTACAAAATTTAAATGAAATCAAAACTTTTTAAAACTGATTAACCTAAATAATCTCCGAAGTTTCATCAATTTTTGTTGCTAAAATCTTATCTACACGATTGCCGTCTTTGTCTACGATTTCCAGAAGAAGATGGCTGATTTTTACTTTGTCACCCGTTTTGGGAATGCCTTCAGCTTCATTGAAAAACAAACCCGAAACACTTACAAATTTGCTTTCAATCTCTTCATCCACTTCGATGTCGAAATACTTTTTAAAATCATAAATTGTACATTTTCCGTCAATCAGCCACGAAGTTTCATCACGCTGAATAATTTCCGGTTCGGTATCAATTTCATGTGAAACAGTTCCCACAAGATCATCGAGAATGTCATTTAAAGTAACAATTCCTTTTGTACTTCCATATTCATCAATCACAACAGCAATATGCGATTTGGTATCCTGAAAACTCTGCAAAAGCGGATAAATAAAAGAATTTTCACTTACGAAAATCGTTTTGTGCATGTGATCACCCAGTGAAAATCCGTCTTCACAAAAATCGAAGAGATCTTTCATCTTCACAATCCCGACAATATGATCAATATTTCCGTTTTCGGTAACCGGATAGGTGGAAAAAGAGGCGTTTTTTATTTTCTCTTTCACAGTCCTGCAGTCGTCTTTTAAATCAAGAGAAATTATTTTTGTGCGGTGGGTGATGATGGAATTGACCTTTCTGTCACCAAGATCAAAAGCATTTCTGAGAATATCATGTTCTTTATCTTCGATGATTCCGCCTTCGCTTCCTTCTTTGATCAGAGATTTTATTTCTTCTTCGGTAATGGCTTCCTTGTGGTCATTGTAAATTCCGAAAATCTTTAAAAACAAATTGTTAGTAACCGTCAAAAGCCAAACGAAAGGCGAAGCAACAGCAGAAAGCCAGTACATCGGTCTTGCGATGAATATGGAAATTCTTTCCGGAAATTTCAGCCCCAGACGTTTCGGGATGAGTTCGCCAAAAACAATGGAAACAAATGTAACGGTGAAAACAATGAGAAATGAAGCAACGCCGTGAACGTAATCTGCATTTATTCCCAGATTCAAAAGCTGTCTTTCAAGATCGGAAATAAGCCTGTCACCCGAAAAAATACCGAGGAGAATTCCGATCAAAGTTATCCCAATCTGAACGGTAGAAAGAAATTTGTTTGGATTTCCGGCAAGTTTCAGGGCAGTTTTGGCATTTGACAGACCTTTTTTGGAGGCTGTTTCAAGCTTGTATTTTTTAGAGGAAACCAATGCCATTTCAGACATTGAAAAAATTCCGTTGAGAACAATCAGCGCAATAATGACGAGAATTTCCATATTTTTTGTGTGGTGATTTTTAAATGTAAAAAAACTACAGAAAAAAAGATGCCTGTTTTGATTGAAATTAAAAATATCATATTTAATAATTATTAATCTCTACAAACGTGCTATATCAGATTAATTGTCGGAATTTTGAGCCCATTAAAAATCAGTACTGATGCTTACAGAGAAAAACAGATTTATTGCGACAGTTTTGGCGTTTGCAGTGATACCGATGTCTGGTCTGGCGACCGATATTTATTTGCCAAGTATGCCGAGCATGGCGAGAGATCTTCATCTTCCTGAAAGCAGCATCCAGCTTACACTTTCTCTTTTTCTCATCAGCTATGGCGTGACGCAGTTTTTTGCGGGAAGCGTTGTAGATTCTTACGGTCGTTACAGGATTACACTTATTTCACTGGCTCTTTTTGTGATTTCATTTTTAATCACTGCCAATACAGCAAATATTTATGTGATTTATGCGATGAGAATTCTTCAGGGCGTACTTTCGGGATTTGCAGTGGTCGCCAAAAGAGCTTTCTTTGTGGATGTCTACGAAGGCGATGAGCGCAAACATTATCTCAGCATTATGACGATCGTATGGTCTGTAGGTCCCATCATTGCTCCGTTTATCGGTGGTTATCTGCAGAAAATTTTTGGTTGGGAATCCAATTTTTATGTGCTGGCAGGTTACAGTTTTATCCTTTTGATATCTGAATATTTTTTCTCCGGTGAAACTTTAAAATTGAAAAAAGTTTTAAGTTTAAGTCTGCTGAAAAAGGAATACAACATGATGTTCAGAGCAAAAGATTTCTTCTACGGAATGCTGATGTGCGGTCTGAGTTACTCGATGATTATGTTTTTTAATCTCTGCGGATCGTTCATCATCGAGCACAAAATGGGATATTCTGAAGTGGTTGCCGGCTATGTTTCCTTAATTTTAGGTTTTGCGTGGATGCTCGGCGGTTTTATTGGTAAAGCTTTAATCAATAAAGCATTTTTACCTAAAATAAGAATTGCTAATTTTTTGCAGATCGGTTTAATTGGAATAATGATTTTCGCATCGTTTTTTCTGAATACCATTTACAGCCTCGTCGCTTTTGCATTTGTTATTCATGTGACAGCAGGATTTATTTTCAACAATTATTTCTCGTACTGTATCGGAAGATTTCCAAACTCTGCGGGAATTGCGGGTGGATCAACCGGCGGGATGGCTTTCATCATCACTTCTGCAATCAGCTATGGAGTTGTGGCTGTTTTAAAACCTGAAATCCAACTCGACGTTGCCGAAGGGTATCTGGTGATGGGAATTTTAGGGCTGTTGGTTTTAAGTTTAATTAAATTCAGAAAGGCGCATATCTGATTTCTGAGCACAAAAAAAAGCCGCCAATCGGCAGCCTGATATTTTTTTGTTGATTCTTAGTCTTCCTCTTCTTCGTCGTACTTAGCCAACTCTTCGTCGCACCATTTGAACGCAGCTTCAACTACTTTTGTAGCCTCATCTGCCATCGATTCTTCATCATCGCCTTCCAAATCGTCTAACCACTCAACTTCCTCTTCTTCAACGTTCAGGATAAATCTTGGATACTCTGTATGAACCACGAATAAATCTTCTGGAAATTCCGAATTGTCTGCTAATAAAAACTTTGGTAATTTCATTTTTTGTAATGTTTTAACTTTAATCAAAGATAATAAAATTATTGAAACTTATTCTTTCTGAGCTTTATTTTTTCTAAAACTTTATGTTGTGTTAACGTTGTTTTCTTCAAGGTGTCTTCCACCTTGGAAGTGAGATCAATATCCGGATTTACAGTACTTATGAGTTCAGCAATCTGCACTTCATCAAGTTTTTCAACATCTTTCACATAAAACAAAAGCTTTGTATTTTCAAGTTTTTCCTGTTTAAGAAACCGTGTGATTTCTTTTCGGTTTTCAAGGTAATCTCCTTTAGATAACCATGTAAATAAAGCTCCTGAAATTAAACTTAAAAACCCCAACGCATAGGTTTTAACATTAAAAATCTCAAACAGCTTTTTGAAATAAACCAACCAAACCGGAAATGAAAACGGTGCCAATAAACGATAATCCAGCGGCGTAATCCAGTAAAAATACTGTATAAAATATGAGCAAACTATACCGCAAACACCAATTAGCAAAAGAAATTTATCAGTTTCAGAAAGTCTTTTAGTAAAAAACAGATAAAGCATTAGCACAATATTCATAGCCCCAATTCCGTAAATGGCGACATTAATTTTTCCTCCACCAGGATCTGCTATATGAATGAAAGGATTAAAGGAAGTCGCAAGTCCCTGAAAAAATTCCGGAACTAATTTTGAAGTCGGATTGAGTCCGATTTCTAAGGCTTCATTGATGTAATTTGAATTAAAGTAATCTATAAACAAAAATTTATATACTATGATAAAAAGAAGACCAATAAATGCTGAAATAATAAAGGTTTTAGCATAATTTCTCTTGCAGAAAATCAATCCGAAAAGTCCGGTTCCTCCTACAAAAAACAAAGAACTGTATCTGATATTATATAAAGCAATCAGCGATATTGACAGGTAAAAAATGGCTTTTCCGCCAGAAATTTCTCCGGTTATAATCTGATGAGCACAATAAAAAAACAGGAATACGAAAGGCAAAATCAAGGCTTCACTCATCGTAAAAGAAAAGATGGAAAGAAAACTGAAAATGGCTGAAATCAAAACCGATTCTTTAAAGAAAAATCTCTTTTTCCAAGCAAAAATGATGATAAAAAGGAAAGCCAAAATACCGACAATTTTACTTGCCCAAAATTCATCTGTTCCGAATAACGTAAAAAACTTAATGGATAAAGGATATCCAAGCGGCGTAATCGTGTTATCCACTTCCGGCAAAACGTGGGCAAACCTCATGTATCGGATCGAATCCGGATTTACCCTACCCTTTTCGTTCAGTAAAAAACGCAAAATGGTCATCACTAAAGTAATGATGACCATTGATATCTGAATGTTTCTTTCTTTAAAATTCAAGGATTCAAATTTAAGATTCAAGATTTAAAATTTAAAATTCAATATTGAAGACTATTTTGACTTCCTACTTCCAGCACCCAGCTTCCTACTTTTTCGCAAACATCTTTGCTACTTTTTCAGCTTTTTTGCTTTCGGAATAATCATAGAAACCTTCACCGGATTTAACTCCTAATTTCCCTGCCATCACCATGTTCACCAACAATGGATTTGGGGCATATTTCGGATTTTTGAAGCCGTCGTACATTACATTTAAAATGGCCAGACAAACATCAAGACCAATAAAATCTGCCAACTGAAGCGGTCCCATCGGATGAGCCATTCCAAGCTTCATCACCGTATCAATTTCCTCAACACCCGCAACGCCGTTGTACAAAGTTTCGATGGATTCGTTGATCATTGGCATCAAAATTCTGTTCGCCACAAAACCCGGATAATCGTTCACTTCAACGGGAACTTTACCTAAAGTTTTGCTCATTTCGTAGATCGCATCGAAAGTTTCCTTTGAAGTAGAATATCCTTTGATGATTTCCACCAGTTTCATAATCGGAACCGGATTCATAAAGTGCATCCCGATTACTTTGTCTGCTCTTTTTGTAGCGGCAGCAATTTTAGTAATAGAAATAGATGAAGTGTTTGTAGATAAAATGCAGTTTTCAGGAGCAAATTCATCCATCTGAGCGAAGATTTTCAGTTTCAGATCCTGATTTTCCGTTGCAGCTTCCACTACAAGATCCGCATCGGTTACAGCGTTCTTCAACTCTGTAAAAGTTGAAATATTTCCTAAAGTTTCAGCTTTTTGGTCTTCTGTAAGGTTTCCTTTTGCAATAATTCTGTCAAGATTGGTGGTTATCGTTTTTAAACCTTTATCTAAAGCATCCTGAGAAATATCTACAAGATTTACTTTAAAACCGCTTTGTGCGAAAGTGTGTGCAATCCCATTTCCCATGGTTCCTGCGCCGATAACTACAATGTTTTTGATCATTTTATTTTCTGTTTTGTTAATTCTGTTTTGTTTAAAGTAGTGTTGGGTAAAGCTGATAAAGCACTTTTCGAAACCATCGAGGTTCCCATGAAATCTACTGTTCCATCGCTTCCTCCTTTTGAATTATTCTGTGCATTAATTGCAGCTTCAAGACCCGAAATAAATTTTCTTCTGTTTGATTTTGACAGGGCATCAATTCCTACAAAAAGTTTGAATTCACCTTCTCTTCCCAAACCGGTCTGCTTATAGATTTCAACGGTTTTACTTTTATTTTTACCCTGAAATTTCTGGATATAATCTCGCACAGGCTTTTCTGAAGGCGGCCCGCAGCAGATGCTGTTGTAGCTGATCTGATAGAAGTTTTCGCTCTTCTGTGCAAAGAAAATTGCAGAAGTGAAAATCCCGAATATTAATAATACTTTTTTCATTTTTGAAGTTTTTAAAATTAAGCTTAAATTTTTATTTATTAAAATAATCCCAGACAACTTTAGAAATATCTGAAATCATTTTACAGTTGACCTCACTGCTTTCTGTTGAGTTGCTGACGAATACAGCTATTGCATAATGTTTGCCATTGGGTAAAGTGACGATGGCAATCTCATTTTCAGCGCCTGTAAGACCGGCATTATTCTTTCCTGAAGCTCCCGTTTTCCTTGCTACGGGCGTGTTTTTGGGAAGCTGATCGATCAGTTTATTTTTTCCTGTGGAAGTTGAGAGCATTACTTTCATCAGATAATCTGTCGATTTTTCAGAAAGAAGTTTATCGTCGTAGAGTTTTTTTAAAGCATCCACCGCGGCGTTTGTGGTGGAATAATTTTTATACTGCACATTCCAGTCTTTGTGCATTTCTGCCTCGCCTGAAATAATCTGAAAGTTCTTTACATTTTTAGAATCGAAAAACTGCTGTACTGTTTTTGGTCCGCTCAAAAGTCCGAGCAAGATATCGCAACCGCTGTTATCGCTTTGTGCCACGGTAAGCTCAACAATTTCACTCAAAGGAACTTCTACTCCACCATTTGGATATTTATCACGCAAAGGCGACCATGTGTTTTGCATTAAATTATCCTTGGTCAGTAAAACTTTCTGATCGAGAGACAGTTTTCCTTTATCAACATAATCCAAAACCGCTGCAGCGATGTGAAATTTGAAAACACTCTGCATCGGCAGTTTTTTTTCCGCGTTTTTGCTATATTTAAAACCATTTTCAAATCCCAAAACAGAAATTCCGA
It includes:
- the bla-A gene encoding CGA/CIA family class A beta-lactamase, coding for MKKISLLFLLISAFFCAQQSVLDKKINAIVKDKKATVGISVLGFENGFKYSKNAEKKLPMQSVFKFHIAAAVLDYVDKGKLSLDQKVLLTKDNLMQNTWSPLRDKYPNGGVEVPLSEIVELTVAQSDNSGCDILLGLLSGPKTVQQFFDSKNVKNFQIISGEAEMHKDWNVQYKNYSTTNAAVDALKKLYDDKLLSEKSTDYLMKVMLSTSTGKNKLIDQLPKNTPVARKTGASGKNNAGLTGAENEIAIVTLPNGKHYAIAVFVSNSTESSEVNCKMISDISKVVWDYFNK